Proteins from a genomic interval of Paenibacillus sp. FSL R5-0623:
- a CDS encoding DUF1349 domain-containing protein translates to MTNVMTTEARKQWSWMNEPESWSYTDQGGVLVEAKADTDFFQDPAGKHIRATAPFLSMPVPGDFEITTQLTVDMKNQYDSGCLMVMADDLNWCKICFEYDGKVPTIVSVVTRDGSSDDCNSVEVSVPNPYLRIRKVEGCISFFYSPDGDEWKLIRYFGMPIQGELRAGLVVQSPTGTGCTCHFLSVNVTHPDLTARF, encoded by the coding sequence ATGACTAACGTAATGACAACAGAAGCACGGAAGCAATGGAGCTGGATGAACGAGCCCGAAAGCTGGTCCTATACGGATCAGGGAGGTGTGCTGGTGGAAGCGAAGGCGGACACCGACTTTTTCCAAGATCCGGCGGGGAAGCACATTCGTGCAACTGCTCCTTTCTTGTCCATGCCTGTGCCTGGCGATTTCGAAATCACAACCCAATTAACCGTTGATATGAAAAATCAATATGATTCCGGATGCCTGATGGTGATGGCGGATGATCTTAACTGGTGCAAAATTTGTTTTGAATATGATGGTAAAGTGCCTACCATCGTGTCGGTAGTGACACGTGATGGTTCATCTGATGATTGTAATTCGGTTGAAGTCTCCGTACCTAATCCCTATCTGCGTATACGCAAAGTAGAGGGCTGCATATCATTCTTTTATTCACCCGATGGGGATGAGTGGAAACTAATTCGTTATTTCGGCATGCCGATACAAGGGGAACTTCGAGCTGGATTAGTTGTTCAGTCGCCGACTGGAACGGGCTGTACGTGTCACTTTTTATCCGTGAACGTTACCCATCCGGACTTGACCGCACGTTTCTAA
- a CDS encoding alcohol dehydrogenase catalytic domain-containing protein, whose amino-acid sequence MKALVYQDLKQVTYQEIEEPTIQKPNQVKIKIYGSGICGTDLNIVKGKVPANKGTIIGHEGVGTVVEVGDEVRGFKIGDRVLVDPTQSCGTCSYCREGLFIYCENFDDYQVGMTTHGTFAEYFVGDEKYIYAIPDSMSWETAMMIEPLGCVLQTFMKAGTKPSDSVLVLGSGAIGSLCQLVSKRLARLTVGTEVDPYRKEFASGIADHVFYPQDLTLDKVYEINNNKKFDIIVDAVGNQLHVGFELIAKGGKIIPMGYDDSYEVTFKSTAVINDGISIIGAVANHSMISTALKFAQSIPELEQMVTAKELLSDYEQAFNGTIGYDMHTGEKLPMNSVKTALIL is encoded by the coding sequence ATGAAAGCACTCGTATATCAGGATCTCAAACAGGTGACTTATCAAGAGATTGAGGAGCCAACCATTCAAAAGCCAAACCAGGTAAAAATTAAAATCTATGGTTCCGGCATCTGCGGGACAGATCTGAATATTGTCAAAGGCAAAGTGCCGGCGAATAAAGGAACGATCATTGGTCATGAAGGTGTAGGTACAGTGGTTGAGGTGGGCGACGAAGTTCGTGGTTTCAAGATCGGTGATCGGGTATTGGTTGATCCCACGCAATCTTGCGGTACCTGCTCATACTGCCGTGAGGGTCTGTTCATCTACTGCGAGAATTTTGATGACTATCAAGTAGGGATGACGACACACGGAACCTTTGCTGAATATTTTGTTGGGGACGAAAAGTATATCTATGCCATCCCGGATTCCATGAGTTGGGAAACGGCCATGATGATTGAACCACTGGGATGTGTACTTCAGACGTTCATGAAAGCAGGGACTAAGCCAAGTGACTCTGTACTGGTCCTCGGTTCTGGAGCAATCGGTTCCCTGTGTCAGCTTGTTAGCAAACGATTGGCAAGGCTTACCGTAGGCACGGAAGTTGATCCATACCGCAAAGAGTTCGCTTCAGGGATCGCGGATCATGTGTTCTATCCTCAGGATCTGACACTGGATAAAGTATACGAGATCAATAATAACAAAAAGTTTGATATTATAGTGGACGCAGTTGGTAACCAACTTCATGTAGGGTTTGAGCTGATTGCCAAAGGCGGCAAAATTATTCCTATGGGATATGACGACAGCTATGAGGTGACGTTCAAATCAACAGCCGTGATTAATGATGGCATTAGTATCATCGGTGCAGTTGCTAATCACTCGATGATCAGTACGGCACTGAAATTTGCCCAAAGTATCCCGGAACTGGAACAGATGGTGACAGCCAAGGAACTGCTGAGTGATTATGAACAGGCCTTTAATGGAACGATTGGTTATGACATGCATACTGGAGAGAAATTGCCGATGAATTCGGTCAAAACAGCTCTTATCCTATAA
- a CDS encoding GNAT family N-acetyltransferase, which translates to MKYSAERIYVRFWNVEDASLLLDLQVRNRAEIERISASDREESFYSLEGQRSLIESWNKKKEEGNRYSFGIFLHTTDELVGEISLFEIILDSPPKWILGYVTDTLHQGKGYMSEALQCVLEFAKHETEITRVEAGAVPDNTGSIRVLQKAGFKENGSQPVPIQGTLTEHTMFAVDIL; encoded by the coding sequence ATGAAATATAGTGCGGAACGTATCTATGTGAGATTTTGGAATGTGGAAGATGCCTCATTACTTCTGGATCTACAGGTTCGCAACCGTGCGGAAATTGAAAGAATCTCAGCAAGTGATCGGGAGGAGTCTTTCTACAGCTTGGAAGGGCAAAGGTCACTTATTGAGAGCTGGAACAAGAAGAAAGAAGAAGGAAATCGCTATTCTTTTGGTATTTTTCTACATACAACGGATGAACTCGTCGGTGAAATTTCTTTGTTCGAGATCATACTGGATTCTCCCCCAAAATGGATCCTTGGTTATGTGACGGATACTCTGCATCAAGGAAAAGGATATATGAGCGAAGCCCTGCAATGTGTACTGGAATTTGCCAAACACGAAACTGAAATTACTCGAGTCGAAGCTGGCGCTGTGCCCGATAATACAGGTTCCATCCGTGTTCTTCAAAAAGCAGGTTTCAAGGAGAATGGGTCACAGCCTGTGCCAATCCAGGGAACATTGACAGAACATACGATGTTTGCTGTGGATATACTATAA
- a CDS encoding HAD family hydrolase, translated as MVKAFIFDFDGLIVDTETPWYYAFRDIYEEHGVELGLELWSKNVGTSFEEFHPFLYLEQALQKKIDHDHIKLLSEQKYEAYLGQAAILPGVHELLQSAREKGIQLAVASSSTRDWVHGYLQKLGIFDYFTVVHTSEDVKRVKPDPELYLLALQSLGIEASEAIVFEDSPNGLKAANAAGIRCIIVPNEVTRGLEFAMHELRLSSLAEIDMEAL; from the coding sequence ATGGTAAAAGCATTTATATTTGATTTTGATGGACTCATTGTCGATACAGAGACACCTTGGTATTATGCGTTTCGCGATATTTATGAAGAGCATGGAGTGGAACTTGGTTTGGAGCTATGGTCGAAAAATGTGGGGACTTCCTTCGAGGAATTTCATCCATTTCTGTACCTGGAGCAGGCGCTCCAAAAAAAGATAGATCATGATCATATCAAGCTGCTATCAGAACAGAAGTACGAAGCCTATTTGGGACAAGCTGCTATTCTTCCAGGGGTGCATGAATTGCTTCAGTCTGCGAGGGAAAAGGGGATTCAGCTTGCGGTTGCTTCCAGCTCCACACGGGACTGGGTGCATGGTTACTTGCAGAAATTAGGCATTTTCGATTATTTCACAGTCGTTCATACATCCGAGGATGTGAAGCGAGTGAAACCGGACCCTGAACTGTACCTTCTTGCTCTCCAGAGTCTTGGGATCGAGGCTTCTGAAGCGATTGTGTTCGAAGACTCACCTAATGGCTTGAAGGCAGCCAATGCAGCAGGTATTCGTTGTATCATCGTGCCTAACGAGGTAACGCGTGGTCTGGAATTCGCCATGCATGAACTGCGGTTATCCTCGCTGGCCGAGATCGATATGGAGGCGCTTTAA
- a CDS encoding cytochrome P450 encodes MYKEVIRVEDITGFQSRSEEFFPLHWFRKMLSEHPVYYHEDTDTWNVFRYDDVKQVLSNHEYFSAEGTRTTISVGAKNNEGTSPDKLNMSSIDPPRHQKSRSLLSAAFTPRSLKSWEPRIRNIAEQLVADIEPNTTIDIVQALAAPLPSMVMADLLGIPLTDSHRFKNWVDILFQPSNPKTAEESELKKQTAAQEYYQFLYPIVVHKRTHPGQDIITDLLNVDVEGEKFTEDEVVRTTMLLLGAGIETTSHMVSNTFYSFLYDDPSLYDQLRQNPELVPLAVEEMLRYRFHNAKRHRTVKQDNQLLGVDLKKGDVVISWMSAANMDEQMFEDPFELNIHRRNNKKHLTFGNGPHFCLGAPLARMELSIALTAFVEKIARIEPVDSFDLEGNLATSAPGQSLTHLPVKIVAE; translated from the coding sequence ATGTATAAAGAAGTGATACGTGTTGAGGACATTACGGGGTTTCAGTCCAGATCTGAAGAGTTTTTCCCACTTCACTGGTTTCGAAAAATGCTGTCCGAGCATCCTGTGTACTATCACGAAGATACAGACACCTGGAATGTGTTCAGATACGATGATGTGAAGCAGGTCCTTAGTAATCATGAGTATTTTTCAGCCGAAGGAACCCGGACGACCATTTCCGTTGGAGCAAAGAACAATGAAGGCACATCTCCAGATAAATTAAATATGTCAAGTATTGATCCTCCCCGTCATCAAAAAAGTCGTTCGTTGTTATCTGCTGCTTTTACACCGCGTAGTCTGAAAAGCTGGGAGCCACGAATTCGCAACATCGCAGAGCAGCTGGTAGCAGATATTGAGCCAAATACGACTATTGATATAGTTCAAGCGTTGGCCGCTCCACTGCCTTCGATGGTTATGGCCGATCTGCTCGGCATCCCCCTTACAGACAGCCATCGATTCAAGAACTGGGTAGATATTCTGTTTCAGCCCTCCAATCCAAAGACGGCTGAGGAGAGTGAGCTGAAAAAACAAACTGCAGCGCAAGAGTATTATCAATTCCTATACCCCATTGTAGTTCATAAACGGACCCACCCTGGTCAGGATATCATTACCGACCTGTTGAACGTTGATGTTGAAGGTGAGAAGTTCACGGAGGATGAGGTTGTTCGCACAACCATGCTGTTGCTCGGAGCTGGAATTGAGACAACCAGTCATATGGTTTCAAATACATTCTATTCATTCCTGTATGATGACCCCAGCTTGTATGATCAACTAAGACAGAATCCCGAGTTGGTTCCGCTCGCAGTCGAAGAAATGCTCCGTTATCGGTTCCACAATGCCAAGCGACATCGGACAGTGAAGCAAGATAATCAATTGCTCGGAGTGGATTTGAAAAAAGGCGATGTTGTGATCTCCTGGATGAGTGCAGCCAATATGGATGAGCAGATGTTTGAAGACCCGTTTGAGTTAAACATTCATCGTCGTAATAACAAAAAACACCTTACCTTTGGCAATGGTCCACACTTTTGTCTAGGTGCCCCGTTGGCGAGAATGGAACTCAGCATTGCCTTGACGGCATTTGTGGAGAAAATTGCGCGGATTGAACCAGTGGATTCATTTGATCTGGAGGGTAATCTGGCCACTTCAGCTCCGGGACAGTCGTTGACCCATCTGCCAGTGAAGATCGTTGCGGAGTGA
- a CDS encoding AraC family transcriptional regulator: MPKPSMGNPLDTDMPLMITGQNQLTVDELMNWSDHSRDYSIVQCIGGTGRIAAKNHEFSIKKGTALILFPEVTYRYHNLSDSLRFDCLSFNGYLLPRFLHTLQIGELSAFKPDGMLHILLREITLALQSRHKDQIWHVSALLYMLLVRLTIEGERYSAYERSDARLRLDELITFIKQNYHQDISLPMLAEQMDVTEQHLNRIFKKEFQMTPLEYLMRYRLLKAKEMLIENDATTAHEIAKAVGFNSASYFGSVFKKYEGISPIELRKQYLD; the protein is encoded by the coding sequence ATGCCGAAACCTAGTATGGGGAATCCGCTGGATACCGATATGCCGCTCATGATTACAGGGCAAAACCAGTTGACCGTTGATGAATTGATGAATTGGAGCGACCATTCACGGGATTACAGCATTGTACAGTGCATCGGAGGAACAGGGCGAATCGCAGCAAAGAATCATGAATTTTCGATCAAAAAAGGGACCGCTCTCATTTTGTTCCCGGAGGTAACCTACCGTTACCACAATCTGAGTGATTCATTACGATTTGATTGTCTGTCTTTCAATGGCTATTTGTTGCCACGGTTCTTGCATACCTTGCAGATCGGGGAGCTGAGCGCCTTCAAGCCGGATGGAATGCTTCATATCCTGTTGCGTGAAATTACGTTGGCGCTGCAGTCCCGGCACAAGGATCAGATCTGGCACGTATCCGCATTACTGTACATGCTTTTGGTCAGATTAACCATTGAAGGTGAACGCTATAGTGCTTACGAACGTTCTGATGCCCGATTAAGATTGGATGAACTCATTACTTTTATCAAACAAAATTATCATCAGGATATTTCTCTCCCCATGTTGGCTGAGCAGATGGACGTTACCGAGCAGCACCTCAATCGGATATTCAAAAAAGAATTTCAAATGACTCCATTGGAGTATCTGATGCGATATCGGTTGTTAAAAGCCAAGGAAATGCTCATCGAAAATGACGCTACTACCGCCCATGAAATAGCCAAAGCCGTTGGTTTCAACAGTGCCAGTTACTTTGGATCAGTGTTCAAAAAATACGAAGGGATATCCCCTATCGAGCTACGCAAGCAGTATCTGGATTAA
- a CDS encoding DHA2 family efflux MFS transporter permease subunit: MILGAFLATLNQTIMSVATPELMGDFNISAATAQWLTTGYMLVNGVLIPITAYFMQRFSTKQLFQASMFIFLIGTIVSALADNFGTLLTGRMIQAAGAGIIMPLLMHVILTLFAPEKRGSAMGMVGFAIIFAPAIGPTLAGYILENYSWQTMFYGMIPLTLIVIAFAFVYLKNVSERVNTKFDTISVVLSTIGFGALLYGFSRAGSLGWSSAEVLICIAAGIVSLALFTWRQLVSETPLLDLRAFKYNMFSLTTVISIAITMIMYADMMLLPLYLQNARGYTALESGLLLLPGALVMGFLMPVAGKLFDRFGAKWLAVIGMVITIVTTIGFIDLTDSTSYGYLVLMSTGRRIGMALLMMPIQTAGLNQLPPRLGAHGTAISNTVRQVAGAVGTSLLVSVMTSRTTAHVQDMMATGAANGLSQQQLATESMIQGINDAYVVIIGIAVVGLVLSFFIKRTKQAKEEEIKQVVRQKVSMNSN; encoded by the coding sequence ATGATTTTGGGAGCCTTCCTTGCAACATTGAATCAAACGATCATGAGTGTCGCTACACCGGAACTGATGGGTGATTTTAACATCTCCGCCGCAACAGCACAATGGTTAACGACAGGTTACATGCTGGTGAACGGGGTGCTCATCCCCATTACGGCTTACTTCATGCAACGCTTTTCAACCAAGCAATTATTCCAAGCTTCCATGTTTATTTTCCTGATTGGTACCATCGTATCCGCTCTTGCAGATAACTTTGGCACACTGCTGACAGGACGTATGATTCAGGCAGCGGGTGCCGGCATTATCATGCCGCTCTTGATGCACGTTATTTTGACCTTGTTTGCCCCTGAAAAACGAGGATCTGCGATGGGTATGGTTGGTTTTGCCATCATTTTTGCCCCTGCAATCGGGCCTACCCTTGCCGGTTATATCCTCGAGAACTACTCTTGGCAAACGATGTTCTACGGCATGATTCCATTAACTCTTATTGTCATCGCTTTTGCGTTTGTATACCTGAAGAATGTATCCGAACGGGTCAACACAAAGTTCGACACAATCAGTGTGGTGCTGTCCACGATCGGATTTGGCGCATTGCTCTATGGTTTCAGCAGAGCAGGAAGTCTGGGATGGTCAAGTGCAGAAGTTCTTATCTGCATTGCGGCTGGAATTGTTTCTCTTGCCCTGTTTACATGGAGACAGCTCGTTTCTGAAACTCCGCTGCTTGATCTGCGGGCATTCAAATACAACATGTTCTCCCTGACCACGGTCATTAGTATCGCGATTACAATGATCATGTATGCTGACATGATGTTGCTTCCCTTGTATCTCCAGAACGCACGTGGTTACACTGCACTGGAGTCCGGATTATTACTCCTTCCGGGTGCGCTTGTCATGGGCTTCCTGATGCCAGTAGCCGGAAAATTGTTTGACCGATTTGGAGCGAAATGGCTCGCTGTTATCGGGATGGTGATTACCATCGTGACGACAATTGGTTTCATCGACTTAACGGATTCAACCAGTTATGGTTACCTGGTATTAATGTCTACCGGCCGCCGAATTGGTATGGCTCTGCTCATGATGCCGATTCAGACTGCGGGACTTAACCAACTGCCACCAAGACTTGGTGCACACGGTACAGCTATCTCCAACACCGTCAGACAAGTGGCTGGCGCTGTAGGTACTTCATTGCTCGTAAGTGTAATGACCTCCCGTACAACGGCACACGTACAGGATATGATGGCGACTGGTGCAGCCAATGGTCTCAGTCAACAACAGCTTGCTACAGAATCCATGATCCAGGGTATCAATGATGCTTATGTTGTTATCATCGGTATCGCTGTTGTGGGATTGGTCCTTTCCTTCTTTATCAAACGCACCAAACAAGCCAAAGAGGAAGAAATCAAACAGGTGGTAAGACAAAAAGTTTCCATGAATTCAAATTAA
- a CDS encoding MFS transporter: MKLLQDLPKNPRYSIFLEPVWAIPGTIVLFYAPLYMKEAGLSDIEIGLINSVNLYFAFIFQLFAGSITNKLGRKRTTLIFDLLAWSVPMFIWAFSQNFWLFLIAYLLNATSKFVTVAFNCLIIEDVEEHKRSKVFAILNMIITGAGVLTPIAGVVIADFGIVPTLASIYFVGGILMTAMFFIRNRYTDETEVGKELMGLHSKTRVLQSLGSSLRLFGKSFYKRRLFPIILITVLSNLILQLNFFQVIFFKEQLKFDDRVISFIPVVTAVTVMLLYLVIIPRLKRRSEEKYVGFSIVLSTAGAILFLLIPVGSIGMLFLTLIVLAAGNFILQTYRDSLLMNRLGTHEKADMFSAVQTVMTLTAIPSGYLTGLLYHHNPTLLFSVILGLYIVLMVIMFFLPDPQKHSQVLEPYKNM, encoded by the coding sequence TTGAAATTGCTTCAAGATTTGCCGAAGAATCCACGCTACTCCATTTTTCTCGAACCGGTATGGGCCATTCCGGGCACGATCGTTCTCTTCTACGCTCCTTTATATATGAAGGAAGCCGGACTTTCGGACATTGAAATCGGTTTAATCAATTCGGTGAATCTTTATTTTGCCTTTATCTTTCAACTATTCGCGGGTTCCATTACGAATAAGCTGGGCCGGAAACGAACAACGCTGATCTTTGATCTGCTTGCCTGGAGTGTTCCCATGTTCATCTGGGCCTTCTCCCAGAACTTCTGGCTGTTCCTGATCGCTTATTTACTGAATGCAACATCCAAGTTTGTAACGGTCGCCTTTAACTGTCTAATCATAGAGGATGTGGAGGAACACAAACGATCCAAGGTATTTGCCATTCTCAACATGATTATTACAGGGGCCGGGGTACTCACGCCGATTGCTGGAGTTGTCATTGCTGATTTTGGTATCGTGCCTACACTGGCCAGCATTTACTTTGTCGGGGGTATCCTGATGACCGCCATGTTTTTCATTCGTAACCGATACACAGATGAGACCGAAGTTGGCAAGGAACTTATGGGATTGCATAGTAAAACCCGTGTGCTTCAGAGCTTGGGTTCCAGTCTGCGCCTGTTCGGCAAATCGTTCTACAAACGGAGACTTTTTCCGATTATCCTGATCACGGTGTTGTCCAATCTGATTCTGCAGCTGAATTTCTTTCAGGTCATTTTCTTCAAGGAACAGTTGAAATTTGATGACCGTGTCATTTCGTTTATCCCAGTAGTGACTGCGGTAACCGTCATGCTGCTCTATCTGGTCATCATTCCGCGACTGAAACGGCGTTCGGAAGAAAAGTATGTTGGTTTTTCCATTGTGCTTAGCACGGCCGGAGCCATTCTGTTTCTATTGATCCCTGTGGGGAGTATAGGGATGTTGTTTCTCACGCTAATCGTGCTCGCTGCGGGGAACTTCATTTTGCAGACGTACCGGGATTCCCTGTTGATGAACCGATTGGGTACGCATGAGAAAGCCGATATGTTCTCGGCCGTGCAGACCGTCATGACGCTCACAGCCATTCCATCCGGTTACCTGACGGGCCTGCTCTACCATCACAATCCAACACTATTGTTCAGTGTCATCCTTGGTCTATATATCGTACTCATGGTCATTATGTTCTTCCTGCCAGATCCGCAAAAGCACTCCCAAGTGCTGGAACCTTACAAAAATATGTAG
- a CDS encoding aminotransferase class III-fold pyridoxal phosphate-dependent enzyme, whose translation MNEKESTLDRAVRFTRNLEWLEQVEKVIPSGCSTLAKAPERLFPGHTPVCCAEAYNSRFTDIDGNEWLDCEMAMGTAPWGHARHEVQLTVIHQLKKGTSFSLPADIELECAELILERFEGRYPSLRFTKSGADAVSGAVRLARAASGKSKVIATAYHGWHDWSAYGYYGGQTKERGIPVDIERSTIWVNKPTTERIEAQITASPEDIACIVLCPNEWKKDALEQAVDLCRSLDIIIIFDEVTSGIRMGKQATAGEYDIWPDLLCISKGMANGLPLAAVMGPEHLMSLSGQVRFSNAHSSETTALAAAIACERLMKNAKVWPTWRDPATRIMDRLESELVLLGLTDQLEVKGTYASFCIQSLAEDNFQTDPFREFMVKRMAHFGIFTKGYFIFSDAHTREELLWVEEALLQILSDWKEIQKQEHLHAMQLTKTFEA comes from the coding sequence GTGAACGAAAAAGAGAGCACGCTCGATCGTGCCGTACGATTTACCCGTAATCTGGAGTGGTTGGAACAAGTTGAAAAGGTAATTCCGAGCGGATGCAGCACTTTGGCCAAAGCACCTGAACGTTTATTTCCGGGGCATACCCCCGTATGTTGTGCAGAGGCTTATAATTCCCGATTTACAGATATCGACGGTAATGAATGGCTGGATTGCGAAATGGCCATGGGTACGGCGCCATGGGGCCATGCCAGACATGAAGTCCAATTAACCGTCATTCACCAGTTGAAAAAAGGGACAAGCTTTTCTTTACCTGCCGACATTGAGCTTGAATGTGCCGAGTTGATTCTGGAGCGGTTCGAGGGTCGTTATCCATCGCTACGCTTCACCAAGAGTGGTGCTGATGCAGTGAGTGGGGCCGTGCGTCTGGCCCGTGCCGCTAGTGGCAAAAGCAAGGTTATTGCGACAGCTTATCATGGGTGGCACGACTGGTCTGCCTACGGTTATTATGGTGGCCAGACGAAAGAACGTGGCATCCCGGTGGATATCGAGCGTTCAACGATCTGGGTTAACAAGCCTACTACGGAGCGAATTGAGGCTCAGATTACCGCGTCTCCCGAGGATATCGCATGTATTGTTCTATGCCCCAACGAGTGGAAAAAGGACGCGCTGGAGCAAGCCGTAGACCTATGTCGGTCTCTGGACATCATTATCATATTCGATGAGGTAACTTCCGGTATTCGAATGGGCAAGCAGGCTACAGCAGGAGAATATGACATCTGGCCTGATCTGCTCTGTATCTCTAAAGGTATGGCCAACGGTTTACCGCTCGCAGCGGTTATGGGGCCTGAGCACTTGATGTCTTTGTCAGGACAGGTCAGATTCAGTAATGCCCATTCCAGCGAAACGACAGCGCTCGCGGCAGCCATTGCCTGTGAACGATTAATGAAAAATGCGAAAGTATGGCCGACTTGGCGTGATCCGGCAACCCGGATCATGGATCGTCTGGAATCTGAACTTGTTTTACTCGGATTGACGGATCAATTGGAAGTGAAGGGGACGTATGCAAGCTTCTGCATTCAATCCCTGGCTGAAGATAACTTCCAAACAGATCCTTTCCGCGAGTTCATGGTGAAAAGAATGGCTCACTTCGGCATTTTCACCAAAGGTTACTTTATTTTCTCTGATGCCCATACACGGGAAGAATTGCTGTGGGTCGAGGAAGCGCTGTTACAGATCCTGTCAGACTGGAAAGAGATTCAGAAGCAGGAACATCTTCATGCGATGCAACTTACGAAAACGTTTGAAGCTTAA
- a CDS encoding TetR/AcrR family transcriptional regulator C-terminal domain-containing protein yields the protein MKDEKKSAVDPRIVRTRQLIRGAFVELLQEMDIEKLSVNKIAERATINRVTFYLHYRDITDMMEKMADEMIENIERIVDEYAPHFEKQRTEEAWPVLVKLLEHFAENASFYQVVLATKRTPIFTERLLKLLSTLVKAKIDRVEMEDELEESGIHKEIAIWYGSSALIGTIVAWLRNDMPYSPHFLAKQFSLIRSYSYNDLI from the coding sequence GTGAAAGACGAGAAGAAATCAGCCGTGGACCCAAGAATAGTGCGAACACGTCAGTTAATCCGAGGTGCATTTGTTGAATTGCTGCAGGAAATGGATATTGAGAAGTTGTCAGTGAACAAAATTGCCGAACGAGCGACGATCAATCGGGTAACCTTCTACCTGCACTATCGTGATATTACGGATATGATGGAGAAGATGGCTGACGAGATGATTGAGAATATTGAACGGATCGTGGATGAATATGCTCCTCATTTTGAGAAACAAAGGACGGAAGAGGCTTGGCCTGTTCTGGTCAAGTTGCTGGAGCATTTTGCAGAGAACGCCTCGTTCTATCAGGTGGTACTTGCTACCAAGCGCACACCGATTTTTACCGAACGACTGCTCAAATTGTTGAGTACGCTGGTCAAAGCCAAAATTGATCGGGTAGAAATGGAAGATGAACTCGAAGAATCCGGCATTCACAAGGAGATTGCAATCTGGTACGGTTCTTCCGCCCTGATTGGTACCATTGTCGCCTGGTTGCGTAATGATATGCCTTATTCCCCGCATTTTCTGGCGAAACAATTCTCGTTGATTCGCTCGTACTCTTATAATGACCTGATATAA
- a CDS encoding FAD-binding oxidoreductase codes for MKKVIVVGSGILGASTAYQLAKHGAEVVIIDRKDIGQATDAAAGIICPWLSQRRNQDWYQLAKAGARFYPGIIAELEGEGETETGYAQVGALSIHTDVDKINKMEERAHLRKTDAPEIGDITPLDAKETRDRFPLLDERYQSVHISGAARIDGRALRDALIRSAQRNGAEVIHGDATLQFEADRVIGVSVNDQSFLADEVVVCAGAWANALLKPLGIHLKVHYQKAQIMHLHVTNGEDTGRWPVIMPPSDQYLLAFDQQKIVIGATHENDVEGYDTRVTAGGMQEVLNKGLELAPGLANSTFQEVRVGFRPFTPGFLPVMGAVPGWQGLITANGLGASGLTMGPFIGSQLAKLALGMELDIDIEPYTVGKAMDEIERGDS; via the coding sequence ATGAAGAAAGTCATCGTAGTCGGATCAGGTATTCTGGGGGCATCAACAGCCTATCAATTAGCCAAACATGGCGCAGAGGTCGTCATCATAGACCGAAAAGATATAGGACAGGCGACGGATGCAGCTGCCGGGATCATCTGTCCATGGCTGTCACAGCGACGTAATCAGGACTGGTATCAGCTTGCCAAGGCTGGTGCACGGTTCTATCCTGGCATCATAGCGGAGCTTGAAGGCGAAGGAGAAACGGAAACTGGTTATGCTCAAGTGGGCGCGCTTAGTATTCATACGGATGTGGATAAAATCAACAAGATGGAAGAACGGGCCCATCTTCGCAAAACAGATGCACCGGAGATTGGTGACATTACACCTCTTGATGCCAAAGAAACCCGTGATCGTTTTCCATTGCTGGATGAACGTTATCAATCGGTACACATCAGTGGTGCTGCACGTATAGATGGAAGAGCGCTGCGCGATGCATTGATCCGGTCTGCACAGCGAAATGGAGCGGAAGTGATCCATGGAGACGCCACACTTCAATTTGAAGCGGATCGGGTCATTGGTGTGAGTGTTAATGATCAAAGTTTCCTGGCAGATGAAGTCGTTGTCTGTGCAGGTGCATGGGCCAACGCACTGCTGAAGCCGCTCGGCATACACTTGAAAGTGCATTATCAAAAGGCACAAATTATGCATCTACATGTCACGAATGGGGAGGATACAGGCCGCTGGCCTGTGATCATGCCACCTTCTGATCAATATCTGCTGGCCTTTGATCAACAGAAGATTGTGATTGGTGCCACTCATGAAAATGATGTGGAGGGTTATGATACAAGAGTAACTGCAGGGGGCATGCAGGAAGTTTTGAATAAAGGTCTGGAACTGGCGCCGGGGCTAGCCAATAGTACATTCCAGGAAGTAAGAGTTGGGTTCCGTCCGTTCACACCTGGCTTTCTGCCAGTAATGGGGGCTGTCCCAGGCTGGCAAGGTCTGATTACAGCGAACGGACTTGGAGCCTCTGGATTGACTATGGGTCCTTTTATCGGGAGTCAACTGGCGAAACTAGCTCTCGGCATGGAACTGGATATCGATATTGAGCCCTACACTGTTGGCAAAGCAATGGATGAAATTGAAAGAGGTGACTCATGA